One region of Flavobacterium sp. GSB-24 genomic DNA includes:
- a CDS encoding helix-turn-helix transcriptional regulator has product MAATIKNKIKNIRELKNYTQEYMAERLGVTQAGYSKIEKGKTSLSYEKLVEIGRILDVSVEDIISFDYDKYFNNFNKITGNNNGSILINADNSSVLKELYEDKIKLLEKLLNRTEHELERYKERFGEI; this is encoded by the coding sequence ATGGCCGCAACAATTAAAAACAAAATTAAAAACATTAGAGAGTTAAAGAATTATACTCAGGAATATATGGCAGAAAGATTAGGTGTAACACAAGCAGGTTACAGTAAAATTGAAAAAGGGAAGACTTCTTTGAGTTACGAGAAATTGGTTGAAATTGGAAGAATTTTAGATGTCAGTGTAGAGGATATAATTAGTTTTGATTACGATAAATACTTTAACAATTTTAATAAAATAACAGGAAACAACAACGGAAGCATTTTGATAAATGCTGATAATTCTTCGGTTTTAAAAGAGCTTTACGAAGACAAAATCAAACTTCTGGAAAAACTTCTCAACCGAACAGAACATGAGCTTGAGCGCTATAAAGAGAGGTTTGGAGAGATTTAA